A single genomic interval of Gossypium raimondii isolate GPD5lz chromosome 11, ASM2569854v1, whole genome shotgun sequence harbors:
- the LOC105803885 gene encoding protein TRI1 isoform X1: protein MVLDSELIARLWEFLGESDLNTTTTAIVRRRLEEDFGIDLTDRKKFIREQVDLYLQNQFENAEEQQQQQQNEDDQTAKIKSEETDGSDSDDEEEEHERAKNKKATSKKRSKGVNSEGKRRGGGFNKVSRLSPQLRELLGVPEMARTEVVKQMWVYIREKNLQDPVNKKNIICDEPLHALFGVESIDMFQMNKALSKHILPLDSDEVKSMEREKPRKHEREEVKSTEKEKPRKHEREEDPDEAKGKEKRQKGFLAPLQLSDALVKFLGTGENELTRAVVIKRMWDYIKENNLQDPADKRKVICDEKLKELFEVETFHGFTVTKLLAAHFLKS from the exons ATGGTCTTGGACTCGGAGCTAATCGCCCGACTCTGGGAGTTCTTGGGTGAATCGGACCTCAACACCACAACTACAGCAATCGTGCGGCGGAGATTGGAGGAAGATTTCGGTATTGATTTGACGGACAGGAAGAAGTTTATTAGGGAACAGGTCGATTTATATCTCCAAAACCAGTTCGAAAATGCCgaagaacaacaacaacaacaacaaaatgaaGATGATCAGACGGCTAAGATTAAATCAGAGGAAACCGACGGCTCTGATTCGGACGACGAAGAGGAGGAGCACGAAAGAGCGAAGAACAAAAAGGCTACCTCAAAGAAACG GTCAAAAGGAGTCAATAGTGAAGGTAAGAGAAGAGGAGGTGGTTTTAACAAAGTAAGCAGACTTTCCCCACAACTTCGGGAACTTTTAGGAGTCCCTGAAATGGCGAGGACTGAG GTGGTTAAGCAAATGTGGGTTTATATTAGAGAGAAAAATTTGCAAGACCCAgttaacaagaaaaatataatttgtgaCGAGCCATTGCATGCACTTTTTGGTGTTGAATCCATTGACATGTTTCAAATGAACAAAGCCCTGTCAAAGCACATCTTGCCCTTGGATTCAGACGAAG TCAAGTCAATGGAGAGGGAAAAACCAAGAAAGCATGAGAGAGAAGAAG TCAAGTCAACGGAGAAGGAAAAGCCAAGAAAGCATGAGAGAGAAGAAG ATCCAGATGAAgcaaaaggaaaggaaaagcgaCAGAAGGGATTTCTTGCTCCTCTTCAACTTTCAGATGCTCTGGTAAAATTTCTTGGTACTGGAGAAAATGAGCTTACACGGGCTGTCGTGATCAAGAGAATGTGGgattacataaaagaaaataacctCCAG GATCCAGCTGACAAGAGGAAAGTAATATGTGACGAGAAGCTGAAAGAGCTGTTCGAGGTTGAAACCTTCCATGGGTTCACAGTTACAAAACTCTTGGCTGCTCATTTTCTCAAGAGTTGA
- the LOC105803887 gene encoding uncharacterized protein LOC105803887, producing MREIVTVQVGSFANFIGSHFWNFQDEMLGLAADPYGDPAFKTQSLNMDVIYRTGETHQGTTTYTPRLLSIDFQGSLGSVSSKGTLYSEGSNEPSEVVTWAGHVSTHASEPQKKNLFLQSLYQEEQDAPLTNGINGEAKDSQHEIQDTDIVNCLDEGVQFWTDFSKVHYHPQSLYEVNGLWMDAKQFDNYGIGRDVFMENLRGEEICDKLRFFIEECDHIQGFQFIVDDSGGFSPLAADFLESVSDEYTNTPVLLYAVRGPSSHMSLSSRKQTVVRDLHDAVSFSRLSSFCKMIVPVGLPSLSRSKTSTFLKIKDENPYHCSAVYAAALHSTSLPFRMEPLGATADLSDVSGAVDVNGFVQMLAGQSRQNMVAILDAAMPGPCLSGKQDKQSLLGNLHPLTPEVAEDVDDLQAVESMIVHGAIGSGGHRLSVSEVKNAIHGVYECATTRPMFCHLSAARCPLPIPLPFPSIFGNLVGQHGELLGSPILGSSSRGSLDVHSIPMAARIRSSRAIMPFLENRLANLRKFGIERGCPGTELLRSWGFGKDELEDMGETLSKMVRTVDPYSDISSDSD from the exons atgAGAGAAATTGTTACTGTCCAAGTTGGAAGTTTCGCTAACTTCATCGGTTCTCACTTCTGGAACTTCCAG GATGAAATGCTTGGCTTAGCCGCGGATCCTTATGGTGATCCAGCCTTCAAAACTCAGAGTCTAAACATGGATGTTATCTACCGTACGGGTGAAACGCATCAG GGAACTACTACTTATACTCCTCGTCTTCTCTCTATCGACTTCCAAG GATCCCTTGGATCAGTGAGTTCAAAGGGGACGTTGTATAGCGAGGGTTCTAATGAACCATCTGAAGTTGTTACTTG GGCAGGACATGTTTCTACTCATGCATCTGAACCACAAAAGAAGAATTTATTCTTGCAAAGTTTGTATCAGGAAGAGCAGGATGCTCCTTTGACAAATGGTATCAATGGTGAGGCTAAGGATTCTCAACATGAAATTCAGGATACAGATATAGTCAACTGTTTAGATGAAGGAGTCCAATTTTGGACAGACTTCTCGAAAGTCCATTATCATCCTCAGAGTTTGTACGAAGTAAATGGATTGTGGATGGATGCTAAACAATTTGACAATTATGGAATTGGGCGGGATGTCTTCATGGAGAATTTACGAGGAGAAGAAATATGTGATAAGCTTCGTTTCTTCATAGAAGAGTGTGATCATATCCAG GGCTTTCAATTCATTGTTGATGACTCAGGAGGTTTCTCCCCTTTAGCTGCTGATTTTCTGGAAAGTGTTTCTGATGAATATACGAACACTCCAGTGTTGTTATATGCTGTTAGGGGTCCTAGTTCTCATATGAGCCTGAGTAGCAGGAAGCAGACAGTTGTAAGAGATCTTCATGATGCAGTATCTTTCTCAAGATTATCAtctttctgtaaaatgattgtGCCTGTTGGTTTGCCCTCATTGAGCAGGA GTAAAACTTCAACTTTCCTCAAGATTAAAGATGAGAATCCTTACCACTGCAGTGCTGTGTATGCTGCGGCGCTACACTCTACAAGTCTCCCATTCCGCATGGAGCCACTTGGTGCTACTGCAGATTTATCTGATGTATCTGGTGCTGTGGATGTTAATGGGTTTGTACAAATGCTAGCTGGACAATCTAGGCAGAATATGGTGGCCATTCTGGATGCTGCAATGCCAGGCCCCTGTTTGTCAG GGAAACAAGACAAGCAATCCTTGCTTGGGAATTTGCATCCATTGACTCCCGAGGTTGCAGAGGATGTGGATGATCTGCAGGCTGTGGAATCAATGATCGTGCATGGAGCAATTGGGTCAG GAGGTCATCGCTTATCAGTTTCTGAAGTTAAGAATGCAATCCATGGTGTATATGAATGTGCAACCACAAGGCCAATGTTCTGCCATCTATCAGCGGCTCGTTGCCCTCTCCCAATTCCTTTGCCATTCCCTTCAATCTTTGGTAATCTTGTCGGCCAGCATGGTGAGCTGCTGGGAAGCCCAATCTTAGGTTCTTCATCAAGAGGGTCACTTGATGTTCATTCTATCCCCATGGCTGCTAGAATTCGATCCAGCCGTGCTATCATGCCATTTTTGGAGAACAGATTGGCTAATCTTCGTAAATTTGGTATTGAGCGAGGATGTCCCGGGACAGAGTTGCTTAGAAGTTGGGGATTTGGAAAGGATGAACTGGAAGATATGGGTGAGACCTTGTCTAAAATGGTTAGGACAGTTGACCCTTATTCCGATATATCATCCGATTCTGACTAA
- the LOC105803885 gene encoding protein TRI1 isoform X4 gives MVLDSELIARLWEFLGESDLNTTTTAIVRRRLEEDFGIDLTDRKKFIREQVDLYLQNQFENAEEQQQQQQNEDDQTAKIKSEETDGSDSDDEEEEHERAKNKKATSKKRSKGVNSEGKRRGGGFNKVSRLSPQLRELLGVPEMARTEVVKQMWVYIREKNLQDPVNKKNIICDEPLHALFGVESIDMFQMNKALSKHILPLDSDEVKSMEREKPRKHEREEVKSTEKEKPRKHEREEDPDEAKGKEKRQKGFLAPLQLSDALVKFLGTGENELTRAVVIKRMWDYIKENNLQHGFNEGSS, from the exons ATGGTCTTGGACTCGGAGCTAATCGCCCGACTCTGGGAGTTCTTGGGTGAATCGGACCTCAACACCACAACTACAGCAATCGTGCGGCGGAGATTGGAGGAAGATTTCGGTATTGATTTGACGGACAGGAAGAAGTTTATTAGGGAACAGGTCGATTTATATCTCCAAAACCAGTTCGAAAATGCCgaagaacaacaacaacaacaacaaaatgaaGATGATCAGACGGCTAAGATTAAATCAGAGGAAACCGACGGCTCTGATTCGGACGACGAAGAGGAGGAGCACGAAAGAGCGAAGAACAAAAAGGCTACCTCAAAGAAACG GTCAAAAGGAGTCAATAGTGAAGGTAAGAGAAGAGGAGGTGGTTTTAACAAAGTAAGCAGACTTTCCCCACAACTTCGGGAACTTTTAGGAGTCCCTGAAATGGCGAGGACTGAG GTGGTTAAGCAAATGTGGGTTTATATTAGAGAGAAAAATTTGCAAGACCCAgttaacaagaaaaatataatttgtgaCGAGCCATTGCATGCACTTTTTGGTGTTGAATCCATTGACATGTTTCAAATGAACAAAGCCCTGTCAAAGCACATCTTGCCCTTGGATTCAGACGAAG TCAAGTCAATGGAGAGGGAAAAACCAAGAAAGCATGAGAGAGAAGAAG TCAAGTCAACGGAGAAGGAAAAGCCAAGAAAGCATGAGAGAGAAGAAG ATCCAGATGAAgcaaaaggaaaggaaaagcgaCAGAAGGGATTTCTTGCTCCTCTTCAACTTTCAGATGCTCTGGTAAAATTTCTTGGTACTGGAGAAAATGAGCTTACACGGGCTGTCGTGATCAAGAGAATGTGGgattacataaaagaaaataacctCCAG CATGGGTTCAATGAAGGATCCAGCTGA
- the LOC105803885 gene encoding protein TRI1 isoform X5, which yields MVLDSELIARLWEFLGESDLNTTTTAIVRRRLEEDFGIDLTDRKKFIREQVDLYLQNQFENAEEQQQQQQNEDDQTAKIKSEETDGSDSDDEEEEHERAKNKKATSKKRSKGVNSEGKRRGGGFNKVSRLSPQLRELLGVPEMARTEVVKQMWVYIREKNLQDPVNKKNIICDEPLHALFGVESIDMFQMNKALSKHILPLDSDEVKSMEREKPRKHEREEVKSTEKEKPRKHEREEDPDEAKGKEKRQKGFLAPLQLSDALVKFLGTGENELTRAVVIKRMWDYIKENNLQLTRGK from the exons ATGGTCTTGGACTCGGAGCTAATCGCCCGACTCTGGGAGTTCTTGGGTGAATCGGACCTCAACACCACAACTACAGCAATCGTGCGGCGGAGATTGGAGGAAGATTTCGGTATTGATTTGACGGACAGGAAGAAGTTTATTAGGGAACAGGTCGATTTATATCTCCAAAACCAGTTCGAAAATGCCgaagaacaacaacaacaacaacaaaatgaaGATGATCAGACGGCTAAGATTAAATCAGAGGAAACCGACGGCTCTGATTCGGACGACGAAGAGGAGGAGCACGAAAGAGCGAAGAACAAAAAGGCTACCTCAAAGAAACG GTCAAAAGGAGTCAATAGTGAAGGTAAGAGAAGAGGAGGTGGTTTTAACAAAGTAAGCAGACTTTCCCCACAACTTCGGGAACTTTTAGGAGTCCCTGAAATGGCGAGGACTGAG GTGGTTAAGCAAATGTGGGTTTATATTAGAGAGAAAAATTTGCAAGACCCAgttaacaagaaaaatataatttgtgaCGAGCCATTGCATGCACTTTTTGGTGTTGAATCCATTGACATGTTTCAAATGAACAAAGCCCTGTCAAAGCACATCTTGCCCTTGGATTCAGACGAAG TCAAGTCAATGGAGAGGGAAAAACCAAGAAAGCATGAGAGAGAAGAAG TCAAGTCAACGGAGAAGGAAAAGCCAAGAAAGCATGAGAGAGAAGAAG ATCCAGATGAAgcaaaaggaaaggaaaagcgaCAGAAGGGATTTCTTGCTCCTCTTCAACTTTCAGATGCTCTGGTAAAATTTCTTGGTACTGGAGAAAATGAGCTTACACGGGCTGTCGTGATCAAGAGAATGTGGgattacataaaagaaaataacctCCAG CTGACAAGAGGAAAGTAA
- the LOC105803885 gene encoding upstream activation factor subunit UAF30 isoform X3: MVLDSELIARLWEFLGESDLNTTTTAIVRRRLEEDFGIDLTDRKKFIREQVDLYLQNQFENAEEQQQQQQNEDDQTAKIKSEETDGSDSDDEEEEHERAKNKKATSKKRSKGVNSEGKRRGGGFNKVSRLSPQLRELLGVPEMARTEVVKQMWVYIREKNLQDPVNKKNIICDEPLHALFGVESIDMFQMNKALSKHILPLDSDEVKSMEREKPRKHEREEDPDEAKGKEKRQKGFLAPLQLSDALVKFLGTGENELTRAVVIKRMWDYIKENNLQDPADKRKVICDEKLKELFEVETFHGFTVTKLLAAHFLKS; encoded by the exons ATGGTCTTGGACTCGGAGCTAATCGCCCGACTCTGGGAGTTCTTGGGTGAATCGGACCTCAACACCACAACTACAGCAATCGTGCGGCGGAGATTGGAGGAAGATTTCGGTATTGATTTGACGGACAGGAAGAAGTTTATTAGGGAACAGGTCGATTTATATCTCCAAAACCAGTTCGAAAATGCCgaagaacaacaacaacaacaacaaaatgaaGATGATCAGACGGCTAAGATTAAATCAGAGGAAACCGACGGCTCTGATTCGGACGACGAAGAGGAGGAGCACGAAAGAGCGAAGAACAAAAAGGCTACCTCAAAGAAACG GTCAAAAGGAGTCAATAGTGAAGGTAAGAGAAGAGGAGGTGGTTTTAACAAAGTAAGCAGACTTTCCCCACAACTTCGGGAACTTTTAGGAGTCCCTGAAATGGCGAGGACTGAG GTGGTTAAGCAAATGTGGGTTTATATTAGAGAGAAAAATTTGCAAGACCCAgttaacaagaaaaatataatttgtgaCGAGCCATTGCATGCACTTTTTGGTGTTGAATCCATTGACATGTTTCAAATGAACAAAGCCCTGTCAAAGCACATCTTGCCCTTGGATTCAGACGAAG TCAAGTCAATGGAGAGGGAAAAACCAAGAAAGCATGAGAGAGAAGAAG ATCCAGATGAAgcaaaaggaaaggaaaagcgaCAGAAGGGATTTCTTGCTCCTCTTCAACTTTCAGATGCTCTGGTAAAATTTCTTGGTACTGGAGAAAATGAGCTTACACGGGCTGTCGTGATCAAGAGAATGTGGgattacataaaagaaaataacctCCAG GATCCAGCTGACAAGAGGAAAGTAATATGTGACGAGAAGCTGAAAGAGCTGTTCGAGGTTGAAACCTTCCATGGGTTCACAGTTACAAAACTCTTGGCTGCTCATTTTCTCAAGAGTTGA
- the LOC105803888 gene encoding LOB domain-containing protein 36, which translates to MSSSNSPCAACKFLRRKCTQECVFAPYFPPDNPQKFANVHKVFGASNVAKLLNELNASQREDAVNSLAYEAEARLRDPVYGCVGLISILQHKLKQMQHDLNNAKKELATYIGPQAMLPILQPHVFLQQHVGNASSAVMQHNMMPMMGIPTAAAASASHGGQLVIREPPQQQAQIFEAQQQLVAAVAAREQQEMFRGYEHQHQHQQGQQQHEIVRFNGGGFEGGGSVTATGFNQITPGSSMSSSLALGSFDNPYQIQTQPQQQHGSHSLQPHLLLQTQEGQPQEHPQSQQNQPQMSGSEEGRSIGPSC; encoded by the coding sequence atgtcATCGTCAAACTCACCTTGCGCAGCGTGCAAGTTTCTTCGTAGAAAATGCACCCAAGAATGCGTCTTTGCGCCTTACTTCCCACCTGACAATCCCCAGAAATTCGCCAACGTCCACAAAGTGTTCGGTGCCAGCAATGTCGCCAAGCTTTTGAACGAACTCAACGCATCTCAACGCGAGGATGCTGTCAACTCCTTAGCCTACGAGGCCGAGGCTCGTCTCCGTGACCCCGTCTACGGCTGCGTCGGCCTCATCTCCATCTTGCAACACAAGCTCAAACAAATGCAACACGATCTTAACAACGCCAAGAAAGAACTCGCCACTTACATTGGCCCTCAAGCAATGCTCCCTATCTTACAACCGCATGTTTTTTTGCAACAACATGTTGGGAACGCTTCTTCAGCCGTGATGCAACACAATATGATGCCCATGATGGGGATTCCTACGGCCGCCGCTGCTTCGGCTTCCCATGGGGGACAGTTGGTGATTAGGGAACCACCACAACAGCAGGCTCAGATTTTCGAGGCGCAACAGCAACTGGTGGCGGCGGTGGCGGCAAGGGAACAACAAGAAATGTTCAGGGGATATGAACATCAGCATCAGCATCAACAGGGTCAGCAACAGCATGAGATTGTGAGGTTTAATGGAGGAGGGTTTGAAGGGGGTGGTTCAGTTACTGCAACTGGTTTCAATCAGATAACACCCGGATCTTCCATGTCATCCTCTTTGGCTTTAGGGAGTTTTGATAACCCTTATCAGATTCAAACACAACCACAGCAACAACATGGAAGCCATTCACTTCAACCACACCTTCTGCTTCAAACACAAGAAGGTCAACCCCAAGAACATCCACAATCACAGCAAAATCAACCGCAAATGTCGGGAAGCGAGGAGGGTAGGAGTATTGGTCCTTCTTGTTGA
- the LOC105803885 gene encoding upstream activation factor subunit UAF30 isoform X2: protein MVLDSELIARLWEFLGESDLNTTTTAIVRRRLEEDFGIDLTDRKKFIREQVDLYLQNQFENAEEQQQQQQNEDDQTAKIKSEETDGSDSDDEEEEHERAKNKKATSKKRSKGVNSEGKRRGGGFNKVSRLSPQLRELLGVPEMARTEVVKQMWVYIREKNLQDPVNKKNIICDEPLHALFGVESIDMFQMNKALSKHILPLDSDEVKSTEKEKPRKHEREEDPDEAKGKEKRQKGFLAPLQLSDALVKFLGTGENELTRAVVIKRMWDYIKENNLQDPADKRKVICDEKLKELFEVETFHGFTVTKLLAAHFLKS from the exons ATGGTCTTGGACTCGGAGCTAATCGCCCGACTCTGGGAGTTCTTGGGTGAATCGGACCTCAACACCACAACTACAGCAATCGTGCGGCGGAGATTGGAGGAAGATTTCGGTATTGATTTGACGGACAGGAAGAAGTTTATTAGGGAACAGGTCGATTTATATCTCCAAAACCAGTTCGAAAATGCCgaagaacaacaacaacaacaacaaaatgaaGATGATCAGACGGCTAAGATTAAATCAGAGGAAACCGACGGCTCTGATTCGGACGACGAAGAGGAGGAGCACGAAAGAGCGAAGAACAAAAAGGCTACCTCAAAGAAACG GTCAAAAGGAGTCAATAGTGAAGGTAAGAGAAGAGGAGGTGGTTTTAACAAAGTAAGCAGACTTTCCCCACAACTTCGGGAACTTTTAGGAGTCCCTGAAATGGCGAGGACTGAG GTGGTTAAGCAAATGTGGGTTTATATTAGAGAGAAAAATTTGCAAGACCCAgttaacaagaaaaatataatttgtgaCGAGCCATTGCATGCACTTTTTGGTGTTGAATCCATTGACATGTTTCAAATGAACAAAGCCCTGTCAAAGCACATCTTGCCCTTGGATTCAGACGAAG TCAAGTCAACGGAGAAGGAAAAGCCAAGAAAGCATGAGAGAGAAGAAG ATCCAGATGAAgcaaaaggaaaggaaaagcgaCAGAAGGGATTTCTTGCTCCTCTTCAACTTTCAGATGCTCTGGTAAAATTTCTTGGTACTGGAGAAAATGAGCTTACACGGGCTGTCGTGATCAAGAGAATGTGGgattacataaaagaaaataacctCCAG GATCCAGCTGACAAGAGGAAAGTAATATGTGACGAGAAGCTGAAAGAGCTGTTCGAGGTTGAAACCTTCCATGGGTTCACAGTTACAAAACTCTTGGCTGCTCATTTTCTCAAGAGTTGA